In a single window of the Lacerta agilis isolate rLacAgi1 chromosome 15, rLacAgi1.pri, whole genome shotgun sequence genome:
- the CHST14 gene encoding carbohydrate sulfotransferase 14 has translation MSPCPSAPAGATPRARPRSSSPRQLLPSMLMFGVIVASSSLLLMIEKGILAEVKPLPLHPAHGELPARRGGSLGVAKEEEEDVAAQVIRDIRNRTIRAACGQAGAPRSVWELSAAQRRVVLKHLLVSDKHRFLYCYVPKVACSNWKRILKVLGGTLENVNTQLKMDHRRDLVFLSDMKPDEIRYRLKHYFKFVFVRDPMERLLSAYRNKFGEIKEYQLRYGVEIVKRYRKNPGQSAGDDVTFSEFIQYLLDEDVERMNEHWMPIYNLCQPCAVRYDFIGSYERLNEDANYVLGRVRAPSFVQFPERQSWYKPVTPETLHYYLCKTPRGLIKELLPKYILDYSLFAYPLPNVSSQFCRQ, from the coding sequence ATGTCTCCATGCCCCTCAGCGCCCGCGGGGGCCACTCCCAGGGCCCGACCGCGGAGCAGCAGCCCCCGCCAGCTCCTGCCTTCCATGCTGATGTTTGGTGTGATCGTGGCATCGAGCAGCCTGCTCCTGATGATCGAGAAGGGCATCCTGGCGGAGGTGAAGCCCCTGCCTCTGCACCCTGCCCACGGAGAGCTCCCGGCAAGGCGTGGCGGCAGCCTCGGGGtggccaaggaggaggaggaggatgtggcTGCGCAGGTGATACGCGACATCCGCAACCGGACCATCCGCGCCGCGTGCGGGCAAGCGGGCGCCCCTCGCAGTGTGTGGGAGCTCTCGGCAGCGCAGCGGCGGGTGGTGCTCAAGCACCTCCTGGTGAGCGACAAGCACCGCTTCCTGTACTGCTACGTGCCCAAGGTGGCCTGCTCCAACTGGAAGCGCATCCTGAAGGTGCTGGGCGGCACCCTGGAGAACGTGAACACCCAGCTGAAGATGGACCACCGGAGGGACCTGGTTTTCCTCAGCGACATGAAGCCCGACGAGATCCGCTACCGCCTCAAGCACTACTTCAAGTTCGTCTTCGTCCGGGACCCGATGGAGAGGCTGCTGTCCGCTTACAGAAATAAATTCGGGGAGATCAAAGAATACCAGTTAAGGTATGGCGTGGAAATAGTGAAACGGTACAGGAAAAACCCTGGGCAGAGCGCCGGAGACGACGTCACCTTCTCCGAATTCATCCAGTACCTCTTAGATGAAGACGTGGAAAGGATGAACGAGCACTGGATGCCCATCTACAACCTGTGCCAGCCCTGCGCCGTCAGGTACGATTTCATTGGCTCCTACGAAAGACTAAACGAGGATGCCAATTACGTGCTGGGAAGGGTTCGGGCGCCTTCTTTTGTGCAGTTCCCGGAACGGCAATCGTGGTATAAGCCAGTGACGCCAGAAACTTTGCATTATTACCTGTGTAAGACTCCAAGGGGGCTTATCAAAGAGTTATTACCAAAGTACATTCTGGATTACTCTTTATTTGCTTACCCGCTACCAAACGTTAGCAGTCAATTTTGCAGACAATGA